The following proteins are encoded in a genomic region of Sorangiineae bacterium MSr12523:
- a CDS encoding sulfatase-like hydrolase/transferase: protein MSSHLASTWLGVLLVASGVAVVHRYGGRAETVRVPQADAVAPSKAPPKPVTAAEAYQARTRFVSALGDARLDVPNAKTGLSMLKPHWRKMGVPFVSLSDDARKLGMSIVLRTSAREEAWSTKTQGGSTWMPNARVWNMNEGSFDQREGIFAPPPATLGYRVRIPPHAALSFSAAMVNRAIDDGVFTVTLVDAGGTEHELCSKRVSAAESSVWHDVTCPLEPWVGHDVELRFKTSSAPAEKHTRLEKTENNNDDLGPVLAANLPLLVWGNPTLLAKELTNVPYNVVWIVVDALRPDVIPSFHDDADDAKKRAAPYPPLDALLPKIEGLTPSLDALARAGTRFTNAHSAATWTRPGTLAMLVGARASEIGVESLHFVLHDSDIERYYSSEPPLISRILAKNGVLPRAFVNNFFMAGYATAGLDMGFERVADHRYHTRDTAEITRDTVSFIRDHASERFFLFCNYNSPHSPWEPPQKFLDRVPPPPAGPTDKHVRRYMAEAAKDDEAIGDVVRALDEAHLRERTLIVVTADHGETLSTAHDGVTSLDELPVRFHHAAGNYEETGRIPILAVLPGVIPANKAVTERVRSIDIAPTVLEVQGLTPPTRMSGRSLVPLMAGTKEDERVVLTEGRATRGLMVGRYRLLVREGKAQTTRLGDKSVTVSDELFDLEDDPGERHDIAPARPDMVAEMRARLAAAEKNVAVAGSEPVSRKEGKESLVPLHLRFVGGGGVHRVNGTLQAAGGAAAFRAEPVGIAHEVIKVEGPRVEFAFSTVPDGVVGFDLRVEPADAKVAWDLYLDDRPWPADRFFAGPLGLWEGSLEHGITTDEARSAIVSSALPVINFTKDLGLFVTYSGARNEGGGVGVAGASAEEMSRVLRAWGYAARAGGSGARAK from the coding sequence GTGAGCTCGCACCTCGCGTCGACCTGGCTGGGCGTGTTGCTCGTCGCCTCGGGCGTCGCCGTGGTGCACCGCTATGGTGGCCGTGCCGAGACGGTTCGTGTTCCACAGGCCGATGCCGTCGCCCCCTCCAAGGCGCCGCCCAAGCCGGTGACCGCGGCCGAGGCTTACCAGGCGCGCACCCGCTTCGTGTCCGCCCTCGGCGATGCCCGCCTCGACGTGCCCAACGCCAAGACCGGTCTCTCCATGCTGAAGCCGCACTGGCGCAAGATGGGGGTGCCCTTCGTGTCGCTGTCGGACGACGCGCGCAAGCTCGGCATGAGCATCGTGCTTCGCACCAGCGCGCGCGAGGAGGCCTGGAGCACGAAGACGCAAGGCGGCAGCACCTGGATGCCCAATGCGCGCGTCTGGAACATGAACGAGGGAAGCTTCGACCAGCGCGAGGGCATCTTTGCGCCGCCGCCGGCCACGCTCGGCTACCGCGTTCGCATCCCGCCGCACGCGGCCCTCTCGTTTTCCGCGGCCATGGTCAACCGTGCCATCGACGACGGCGTCTTCACCGTGACCCTCGTCGATGCCGGCGGCACCGAGCACGAGCTCTGTTCCAAGCGCGTCTCCGCGGCCGAGTCTTCCGTGTGGCACGACGTCACGTGTCCATTGGAGCCTTGGGTCGGCCACGACGTGGAGCTGCGGTTCAAAACGTCGTCGGCCCCCGCCGAAAAGCACACGAGGCTCGAAAAAACCGAGAACAACAACGACGACCTCGGTCCCGTGCTCGCGGCGAATCTCCCGCTCCTCGTTTGGGGCAATCCCACCTTGCTGGCCAAGGAGCTCACCAACGTCCCGTACAACGTCGTCTGGATCGTGGTCGATGCCCTGCGCCCCGACGTCATTCCAAGCTTCCACGACGATGCCGACGATGCGAAAAAACGAGCGGCGCCGTACCCGCCGCTCGATGCGCTGCTGCCGAAAATCGAAGGCCTCACCCCATCGCTCGATGCGCTTGCGCGCGCGGGCACGCGCTTCACGAATGCCCATTCCGCGGCCACATGGACCCGGCCGGGCACGCTGGCCATGCTCGTCGGCGCACGCGCCTCGGAGATCGGCGTCGAATCGCTGCACTTCGTGCTGCATGACAGCGACATCGAGCGCTACTACAGCAGCGAGCCGCCCCTCATCTCGCGCATCCTCGCCAAGAACGGTGTGCTCCCGCGCGCCTTCGTGAACAACTTTTTCATGGCCGGCTACGCCACCGCGGGCCTCGACATGGGCTTCGAGCGCGTGGCCGATCATCGCTACCATACGCGCGATACCGCCGAAATCACGCGCGATACGGTTTCGTTCATTCGCGATCATGCGAGCGAGCGCTTCTTCCTCTTTTGCAATTACAACTCGCCCCACTCGCCTTGGGAGCCTCCGCAGAAGTTTCTCGATCGCGTTCCGCCGCCGCCCGCAGGTCCCACCGACAAGCACGTGCGGCGCTACATGGCCGAGGCGGCGAAGGACGACGAGGCCATCGGCGATGTCGTGCGCGCCCTCGACGAGGCCCACCTGCGCGAGCGCACCCTCATCGTCGTAACCGCGGATCACGGTGAGACGCTTTCCACGGCGCACGATGGGGTGACCTCGCTCGACGAGCTTCCGGTGCGCTTCCACCATGCGGCCGGCAACTACGAGGAAACGGGCCGCATCCCCATCCTGGCTGTTCTCCCGGGGGTCATCCCTGCCAACAAAGCCGTCACCGAGCGCGTTCGCAGCATCGACATCGCCCCCACCGTCCTCGAGGTGCAAGGCCTCACGCCGCCCACGCGCATGTCCGGCCGGTCCCTCGTGCCCCTCATGGCGGGCACCAAAGAGGACGAGCGCGTCGTTCTCACGGAGGGACGTGCCACGCGCGGTCTCATGGTGGGTCGCTACCGACTCCTCGTGCGCGAGGGCAAGGCGCAGACGACACGCCTAGGTGACAAATCGGTGACCGTGAGCGACGAGCTGTTCGACCTGGAGGACGATCCGGGCGAGCGCCATGACATCGCACCTGCGCGCCCCGACATGGTGGCCGAAATGCGGGCCCGCCTCGCCGCCGCCGAGAAAAACGTCGCGGTGGCCGGCTCCGAGCCGGTATCGCGAAAAGAAGGCAAGGAGAGCCTCGTTCCCCTGCATTTGCGCTTCGTCGGCGGCGGCGGTGTGCATCGCGTGAATGGCACGCTGCAAGCGGCGGGGGGCGCGGCTGCATTCCGCGCGGAGCCCGTGGGGATTGCGCACGAGGTCATCAAGGTCGAAGGCCCTCGCGTCGAATTCGCCTTTTCCACGGTTCCCGACGGTGTCGTCGGTTTCGATTTACGCGTCGAACCGGCCGATGCGAAGGTCGCCTGGGATCTTTACCTCGACGATAGACCGTGGCCCGCCGATCGCTTCTTTGCAGGCCCGCTGGGCCTCTGGGAAGGCAGCCTGGAGCACGGAAT